One genomic region from Streptomyces sp. NBC_01304 encodes:
- a CDS encoding peptidoglycan D,D-transpeptidase FtsI family protein encodes MNKPLRRIAIFCALLVLALLVRDNWLQYVKADELRSDDRNRRVLIERYSTERGDIIVDGKPITGSAKTSGTDFAYKRTYKNGPMWSPVTGYASQSYGATQIESIEDKILTGTDDRLFFRRTLDMITGKKQGGGNVVTTLNGAAQKAAFEGLGDKKGAVAAIDPSTGAILALASTPSYDPSVFAGNGKDDAEAWKGLQKKHNPDEPMLNRALRQTYAPGSTFKVVTAAAALEHGKYEDPDEKTKTPEPWNLPGTRTRLPNHGPIECENASLRQALAVSCNTVFGKVGSDLGKEKMLETAEKFGFNEEQFVPVRASASNFPEKMDEPQTALSSIGQFETAATPLQMAMVTAAIANDGALMEPYMISELKAPNLDTVSKHSPKEMSRPLSEPNAQKLQDMMETVVNEGTGTNAKIPGVRVGGKTGTAERGVDNKGKPYAWFISYAKTDSGAPVAVAVVVEDSSANVGDITGGGLAAPIAKDVMQAVLDGKK; translated from the coding sequence GTGAACAAGCCCCTGCGCCGCATCGCCATCTTCTGCGCCCTGCTGGTGCTCGCCCTGCTGGTCCGGGACAACTGGCTCCAGTACGTCAAGGCCGACGAGCTGCGTTCCGACGACAGGAACCGCCGCGTCCTCATCGAGCGCTACTCCACGGAGCGCGGCGACATCATCGTCGACGGCAAGCCCATCACCGGCTCCGCCAAGACCTCTGGCACCGACTTCGCGTACAAGAGGACGTACAAGAACGGTCCGATGTGGTCGCCGGTCACCGGGTACGCCTCGCAGTCCTACGGTGCGACCCAGATCGAGTCGATCGAGGACAAGATCCTCACCGGCACCGACGACCGTCTCTTCTTCCGCCGCACGCTCGACATGATCACCGGCAAGAAGCAGGGCGGCGGCAACGTCGTCACGACCCTCAACGGCGCCGCCCAGAAGGCCGCCTTCGAGGGCCTCGGCGACAAGAAGGGTGCCGTCGCCGCGATCGACCCGTCCACCGGCGCGATCCTGGCCCTCGCCTCGACACCGTCGTACGACCCCTCGGTCTTCGCCGGCAACGGCAAGGACGACGCGGAGGCCTGGAAGGGCCTGCAGAAGAAGCACAACCCGGACGAGCCGATGCTGAACCGGGCCCTGCGCCAGACCTACGCCCCCGGCTCCACCTTCAAGGTGGTCACCGCGGCGGCGGCCCTGGAGCACGGCAAGTACGAGGACCCGGACGAGAAGACGAAGACGCCCGAGCCCTGGAACCTGCCGGGCACCCGGACCAGGCTGCCCAACCACGGCCCCATCGAGTGCGAGAACGCCTCCCTGCGCCAGGCCCTTGCGGTGTCCTGCAACACCGTCTTCGGCAAGGTCGGCTCCGACCTCGGCAAGGAGAAGATGCTGGAGACCGCGGAGAAGTTCGGCTTCAACGAGGAGCAGTTCGTCCCGGTCCGCGCCTCCGCCTCCAACTTCCCCGAGAAGATGGACGAGCCGCAGACCGCGCTCTCCTCGATCGGCCAGTTCGAGACTGCCGCGACCCCGCTGCAGATGGCCATGGTCACTGCCGCGATCGCCAACGACGGCGCCCTGATGGAGCCGTACATGATCAGCGAGCTCAAGGCGCCCAACCTGGACACCGTCTCCAAGCACAGCCCCAAGGAGATGAGCCGCCCGCTCTCGGAGCCGAACGCGCAGAAGCTCCAGGACATGATGGAGACGGTCGTCAACGAGGGCACCGGCACCAACGCCAAGATCCCGGGCGTCAGGGTCGGCGGCAAGACCGGCACCGCCGAGCGCGGCGTCGACAACAAGGGCAAGCCGTACGCCTGGTTCATCTCGTACGCGAAGACGGACAGCGGCGCACCGGTCGCGGTGGCCGTCGTCGTCGAGGACAGCAGCGCCAACGTCGGCGACATCACCGGTGGCGGCCTTGCCGCGCCGATCGCCAAGGACGTGATGCAGGCAGTGCTCGACGGCAAGAAGTGA
- a CDS encoding FtsW/RodA/SpoVE family cell cycle protein, whose amino-acid sequence MSSTTHTSTIGAIGAPSRRNTELALLAFAVVIPVFAYANVGLAIDDKLPAGLLGYGLGLGLLAGIGHLAVRRFAPYADPLLLPLATLLNGLGLVVVWRLDQSERLQQLAKRQFGSFSPDAPNQLMYSAMGIALFVGVLLLLKDHRILQRYTYISMVAAMVLLLLPLVPGLGMNVFGAKIWISVAGFSIQPGEFAKIVIAIFFAGYLMVKRDALALASRRFMGLYLPRGRDLGPIIVVWAMSILILVFETDLGTSLLFFGMFIVMLYVATERTSWIVFGLLMSAVGAVTVASFEPHIQTRVQAWLDPMREYLLSQSGVQDGIIHSEQAMQALWAFGSGGVLGTGLGQGNSDLIGFAANSDFILATFGEELGLTGVMAILVIYGLIVERGIRTALAARDPFGKLLAIGLSGAFAIQVFVVAGGVMGLIPLTGMTLPFVAYGGSSVIANWALVGILLRISDTARRPAPAPAPSPDAEMTQVVRP is encoded by the coding sequence ATGAGCAGTACTACACATACGTCCACGATCGGCGCGATCGGTGCGCCGAGCCGACGCAACACCGAGCTGGCGCTCCTTGCATTCGCGGTCGTCATCCCGGTTTTCGCGTACGCCAACGTGGGACTGGCCATCGACGACAAGCTCCCGGCCGGGCTGCTCGGGTACGGTCTCGGCCTCGGTCTGCTCGCCGGCATCGGCCACCTCGCGGTGCGCAGGTTCGCGCCGTACGCGGACCCACTGCTGCTGCCGCTCGCCACGCTGCTCAACGGACTTGGGCTGGTGGTCGTCTGGCGGCTGGACCAGTCGGAGCGGCTGCAGCAGCTCGCCAAGCGGCAGTTCGGTTCCTTCAGCCCCGACGCACCCAACCAGCTGATGTACTCGGCGATGGGCATCGCACTCTTCGTCGGCGTCCTGCTGCTCCTCAAGGACCACCGGATCCTGCAGCGCTACACCTACATCTCGATGGTCGCGGCCATGGTGCTGCTGCTCCTGCCGCTGGTGCCCGGCCTCGGCATGAACGTCTTCGGTGCCAAGATCTGGATCTCCGTCGCCGGATTCTCCATCCAGCCGGGTGAGTTCGCGAAGATCGTGATCGCGATCTTCTTCGCCGGCTATCTGATGGTGAAACGCGACGCCCTGGCCCTCGCCAGCCGCCGCTTCATGGGCCTGTACCTGCCGCGCGGCCGTGACCTGGGCCCGATCATCGTCGTCTGGGCGATGTCGATCCTGATCCTGGTCTTCGAGACCGACCTCGGCACCTCGTTGCTGTTCTTCGGCATGTTCATCGTGATGCTGTACGTCGCCACCGAGCGCACCAGCTGGATCGTGTTCGGTCTGCTGATGTCGGCGGTCGGCGCCGTCACGGTCGCTTCCTTCGAGCCGCACATCCAGACCCGTGTCCAGGCCTGGCTCGACCCCATGCGTGAGTACCTGCTCAGCCAGTCCGGGGTCCAGGACGGCATCATCCACTCCGAGCAGGCCATGCAGGCCCTGTGGGCCTTCGGCTCCGGCGGTGTCCTGGGCACCGGTCTCGGGCAGGGCAACTCCGACCTCATCGGCTTCGCCGCCAACTCCGACTTCATCCTCGCCACGTTCGGCGAGGAGCTCGGCCTGACCGGTGTGATGGCGATCCTGGTCATCTACGGGCTGATCGTCGAGCGCGGCATCCGCACCGCTCTCGCCGCCCGCGACCCGTTCGGCAAGCTCCTGGCGATCGGCCTGTCCGGTGCCTTCGCCATCCAGGTGTTCGTCGTCGCCGGCGGTGTCATGGGCCTCATTCCGCTGACCGGCATGACCCTGCCGTTCGTCGCGTACGGCGGCTCGTCGGTCATCGCCAACTGGGCCCTGGTCGGCATCCTGCTCCGCATCAGCGACACCGCCCGCCGCCCCGCCCCGGCCCCCGCGCCCAGTCCTGACGCCGAGATGACCCAGGTGGTACGGCCGTGA
- a CDS encoding rhodanese-like domain-containing protein has product MPTVGVDELSDGDFLLDVREDDEWQAGHAAGALHLPMSEFVARYGELTEAAPQDGRVNVICRSGGRSAQVTMYLGQQGIDAVNVAGGMEAWAASGRPVVDGAGQPGAVV; this is encoded by the coding sequence GTGCCCACGGTCGGCGTCGATGAACTGTCGGACGGCGACTTCCTGCTCGACGTCCGTGAGGACGATGAATGGCAGGCGGGCCATGCGGCGGGTGCGTTGCACCTGCCGATGAGTGAATTCGTGGCCCGTTACGGGGAGTTGACCGAGGCCGCGCCGCAGGACGGGCGGGTCAATGTGATCTGCCGGTCGGGTGGGCGCTCGGCCCAGGTCACCATGTACCTCGGGCAGCAGGGCATCGACGCGGTGAACGTCGCGGGCGGTATGGAGGCGTGGGCGGCTTCGGGCCGCCCCGTCGTGGATGGTGCGGGGCAGCCCGGAGCTGTGGTCTAG
- the pknB gene encoding Stk1 family PASTA domain-containing Ser/Thr kinase yields the protein MEEPRRLGGRYELGQVLGRGGMAEVYLAHDTRLGRTVAVKTLRVDLARDPSFQARFRREAQSAASLNHPAIVAVYDTGEDYVDNISIPYIVMEYVDGSTLRELLHSGRKLLPERAMEMTVGILQALEYSHRNQIVHRDIKPANVMLTRNGQVKVMDFGIARAMGDSGMTMTQTAAVIGTAQYLSPEQAKGEQVDARSDLYSTGCLLYELLTVRPPFVGDSPVAVAYQHVREEAQPPSTYDPEITPEMDAIVLRALVKDPDYRYQSADEMRADIEACLDGQPVAATAAMGAIGYGGHPDDQQTAMLRPQHGGGDRTSMLPPVNPDDGGYDYDDRPGRRKQKKGGASTALLVLAAVLVLVGAILIGKWAFSSTNKDDGKVPVPNFIGETYDAALQRAKNGDVTLEKTSGPCNDQPKGQICEQKPQNGQIKKFGTVTVKVSTGAEKVSMPTVIGDTEDEARDTLEDEKYGFNVKVTYKETSTEPGEVLGQKPDAGTKLEKGSDVTLIVSKEKAMATVPDVRNQQVDAAKQQLEALGFKVDTQETPRDDVPEGQVVEQSLPANTKAEKGSKITLTVAKKAEQTPVPILTTKKLKDAKKELEAAGFSVGTITGPQDDNAMVMSTDPAGGTPAPAGTVVNITTAGGGGNNGGQDDGGGDGGWFP from the coding sequence ATGGAAGAGCCGCGTCGCCTCGGCGGCCGGTATGAGCTGGGCCAGGTGCTCGGCCGCGGCGGCATGGCGGAGGTCTACCTCGCCCATGACACCCGCCTCGGCCGTACCGTCGCCGTGAAGACGCTCCGGGTGGATCTCGCCCGCGACCCGTCTTTCCAGGCCCGGTTCCGCCGTGAGGCCCAGTCCGCCGCCTCGCTCAATCATCCGGCGATCGTCGCGGTCTACGACACCGGCGAGGACTACGTCGACAACATCTCCATCCCGTACATCGTGATGGAGTACGTCGACGGATCCACGCTGCGCGAGCTGCTGCACTCCGGGCGCAAGCTGCTGCCCGAGCGGGCCATGGAGATGACCGTAGGCATCCTCCAGGCCCTGGAGTACTCGCACCGCAACCAGATCGTGCACCGCGACATCAAGCCGGCAAACGTCATGCTGACGCGCAACGGCCAGGTCAAGGTCATGGACTTCGGCATCGCCCGCGCCATGGGCGACTCCGGCATGACGATGACCCAGACCGCGGCGGTCATCGGCACGGCGCAGTATCTGTCGCCGGAGCAGGCGAAGGGCGAGCAGGTCGACGCCCGTTCCGACCTGTACTCCACCGGCTGTCTGCTGTACGAGCTGCTGACCGTACGTCCCCCCTTCGTCGGGGACTCCCCGGTCGCGGTGGCGTACCAGCACGTACGCGAAGAGGCGCAGCCGCCGAGCACGTACGACCCCGAGATCACGCCCGAGATGGACGCCATCGTCCTGCGCGCGCTGGTCAAGGACCCGGACTACCGCTACCAGTCGGCCGACGAGATGCGCGCCGACATCGAGGCCTGCCTCGACGGCCAGCCCGTCGCCGCCACGGCGGCCATGGGCGCGATCGGCTACGGCGGCCACCCGGACGACCAGCAGACCGCGATGCTGCGCCCGCAGCACGGCGGCGGCGACCGGACGTCGATGCTGCCCCCGGTCAACCCGGACGACGGCGGCTACGACTACGACGACCGCCCGGGACGGCGCAAGCAGAAGAAGGGCGGGGCCTCCACGGCTCTGCTGGTGCTTGCGGCGGTTCTGGTGCTGGTGGGCGCGATCCTCATCGGGAAGTGGGCGTTCAGCAGCACGAACAAGGATGACGGCAAGGTTCCGGTTCCGAACTTCATCGGCGAGACGTACGACGCCGCGCTGCAGCGGGCGAAGAACGGCGATGTGACGCTGGAGAAGACCAGCGGGCCCTGCAACGATCAGCCCAAGGGCCAGATTTGCGAGCAGAAGCCGCAGAATGGGCAGATCAAGAAGTTCGGCACCGTCACGGTCAAGGTGTCGACCGGGGCGGAGAAGGTCTCGATGCCGACCGTCATCGGGGACACCGAGGACGAGGCCAGGGACACTCTCGAGGACGAGAAGTACGGGTTCAACGTCAAGGTCACCTACAAGGAGACCTCCACCGAACCCGGCGAGGTCCTCGGCCAGAAGCCGGATGCGGGTACGAAGCTGGAGAAGGGCTCCGACGTCACCCTGATCGTCTCCAAGGAGAAGGCGATGGCGACGGTTCCGGACGTCCGGAACCAGCAGGTGGACGCGGCCAAGCAGCAGCTCGAGGCTCTGGGCTTCAAGGTCGACACGCAGGAAACCCCGCGGGACGACGTTCCCGAGGGCCAGGTCGTAGAGCAGTCCCTGCCGGCCAACACCAAGGCCGAAAAGGGCTCGAAGATCACCCTGACCGTTGCCAAGAAGGCCGAGCAGACCCCTGTCCCGATCCTCACCACGAAGAAGCTCAAGGACGCCAAGAAGGAACTCGAGGCGGCGGGCTTCAGCGTGGGCACGATCACGGGTCCGCAGGACGACAACGCCATGGTCATGAGCACTGACCCGGCAGGCGGCACCCCGGCCCCGGCCGGCACGGTCGTCAACATCACCACCGCCGGCGGCGGAGGCAACAACGGCGGCCAGGATGACGGTGGCGGCGACGGCGGCTGGTTCCCGTAA
- a CDS encoding J domain-containing protein: MTSPEADESPVADEPRTAAGGAGGASDERPEARLERAVRAAEQALIEFEIAVETFRVEVENFSRLHHQKLGPMYARLEELDAQIAEAQAASSGDAEDLRRAQELRGRVLPMPDVEELFHGWMDSDGLSPEASAMLNELPVRAPQRVRPSDEARRLYRELVRKAHPDLAQDDKERARRDEFMVRVNAAYGLGDEARLRELGAEWAAGPVPQELGASESEELYARLEWLARRKEMLTLVARELEESAIGSMLTMAPDDPDRLLEEIAEQLLAQVSEREAQLAGMVR, encoded by the coding sequence GTGACGAGCCCGGAAGCTGATGAATCGCCTGTTGCCGACGAGCCGCGTACCGCTGCGGGTGGTGCGGGTGGTGCCTCCGACGAGCGTCCCGAGGCCAGGCTCGAGCGGGCCGTGCGGGCTGCGGAGCAGGCCCTGATCGAGTTCGAGATCGCGGTGGAGACCTTCCGGGTGGAGGTCGAGAACTTTTCCCGGCTCCATCATCAGAAGCTCGGCCCGATGTATGCGCGGCTCGAGGAGCTGGACGCCCAGATCGCCGAGGCGCAGGCCGCGAGCAGTGGTGACGCGGAGGATCTGCGGCGGGCTCAGGAGCTGCGGGGCAGGGTGCTGCCGATGCCGGACGTCGAGGAGCTGTTCCACGGCTGGATGGACTCGGACGGCCTGTCGCCCGAGGCTTCGGCGATGCTCAACGAGCTGCCGGTGCGGGCCCCGCAGCGGGTGCGGCCCAGTGACGAGGCGCGGCGGCTGTACCGCGAGCTCGTCCGCAAGGCGCACCCGGACCTCGCGCAGGACGACAAGGAGCGGGCGCGGAGGGACGAGTTCATGGTGCGCGTCAACGCGGCGTACGGGCTCGGGGACGAGGCGCGGTTGCGGGAGCTCGGTGCCGAGTGGGCCGCGGGGCCGGTGCCTCAGGAGCTCGGGGCGAGCGAGAGCGAGGAGCTCTATGCGCGGCTCGAGTGGCTGGCCCGGCGCAAGGAGATGCTCACTCTGGTCGCCCGTGAGCTGGAGGAGAGTGCGATCGGGTCGATGCTGACGATGGCGCCGGACGATCCGGACCGGCTGCTCGAGGAGATCGCGGAGCAGCTGCTGGCGCAGGTTTCCGAGCGTGAGGCTCAGCTGGCCGGGATGGTCCGGTAG
- a CDS encoding FHA domain-containing protein FhaB/FipA, which translates to MSELTLTVMRLGFLAVLWLFVIVAVQVIRSDLFGTRVTQRGSRRNADARPQQGRQQQAAPTPPRQQSGGGRQRRGAPTKLVVSEGTLTGTTVALQGQTISLGRAHDSTIVLDDDYASSRHARIYPDRDGQWIVEDLGSTNGTYLDRTRLTTPTPVPLGAPIRIGKTVIELRK; encoded by the coding sequence ATGTCAGAGCTGACCCTGACGGTCATGCGGCTGGGTTTCCTAGCCGTCCTGTGGCTGTTCGTGATCGTGGCCGTCCAGGTCATCCGTAGCGACCTGTTCGGCACTCGTGTCACGCAGCGAGGCTCGCGGCGCAATGCCGACGCGCGCCCGCAGCAGGGCCGCCAGCAACAGGCCGCACCAACTCCTCCGCGCCAGCAGAGCGGTGGTGGCCGCCAGCGACGCGGCGCCCCCACCAAGCTGGTCGTCTCCGAGGGCACACTCACCGGCACCACCGTCGCGCTGCAGGGCCAGACCATCAGCCTGGGCCGCGCGCACGATTCAACGATCGTGCTGGACGACGACTACGCGTCCAGCAGGCATGCCAGGATCTATCCGGACCGTGACGGCCAGTGGATCGTCGAGGATCTCGGGTCCACCAACGGCACGTATCTGGACCGGACCCGCCTGACCACCCCGACGCCCGTTCCTCTTGGGGCGCCGATCCGCATCGGCAAGACCGTCATCGAGCTGCGGAAGTAG
- a CDS encoding DUF2252 domain-containing protein: MPGFARWPEQEPPKRAGKALREQVPRSSHDRFAVAEGRPDAVAAVKESSRGRIPELIPMRVGKMAASPFSFLRGAAGLMAYDLARTPVTGIGAQICGDAHAANFGLYADARGGLVIDLNDFDETVHGPWEWDLKRLAASLVLAGREAGASEDDCRQAAHDAVGAYRRTMRLLAKLPVLDAWNAIADEELVSHTDAHDLLGTLEKVSEKARNNTSGRFAAKSTEVLDDGSRRFVDAPPVLRRIPDAEAAAVASSLGEYLDTLSEDRLPLLARYAIQDVAFRVVGTGSVGTRSYVVLLQDHQGEPLVLQVKEARASALLPHLPAAGFKVGEVLHEGRRVVLGQKRMQVVSDILLGWTSAAGRPFQVRQFRNRKGSVDPAALAADQLDDYGRMTGALLARAHAHTADPRLISGYCGKNEELDESVASFAVAYADRTEADHAVLVAGVREGRIEAESGV, translated from the coding sequence ATGCCGGGGTTCGCCCGGTGGCCGGAGCAGGAGCCGCCCAAGCGTGCGGGCAAGGCACTTCGCGAGCAGGTGCCGCGCAGCTCGCACGACCGGTTCGCGGTGGCCGAGGGACGGCCGGACGCGGTCGCCGCGGTCAAGGAATCCAGCCGGGGCCGGATACCCGAACTCATTCCGATGCGCGTCGGCAAGATGGCCGCCTCGCCCTTCTCCTTCCTGCGCGGTGCCGCCGGACTGATGGCGTACGACCTCGCGCGGACGCCGGTCACCGGGATAGGCGCCCAGATATGCGGGGACGCGCACGCGGCCAACTTCGGGCTGTACGCCGATGCGCGCGGCGGACTCGTCATCGACCTCAACGACTTCGACGAGACCGTGCACGGCCCCTGGGAGTGGGACCTCAAGCGCCTCGCGGCCTCCCTGGTGCTCGCCGGGCGCGAGGCGGGAGCGAGCGAGGACGACTGCCGTCAGGCGGCGCACGACGCGGTGGGGGCGTACCGGCGCACCATGCGGCTCCTCGCGAAGCTGCCGGTCCTCGACGCGTGGAACGCCATCGCGGACGAGGAGTTGGTCTCGCACACCGACGCCCACGATTTGCTCGGCACCCTGGAAAAGGTCTCGGAGAAGGCTCGGAACAATACGAGCGGGCGGTTCGCGGCCAAGTCGACCGAGGTCCTGGACGACGGCAGCCGGCGCTTCGTGGACGCGCCGCCGGTGCTGCGTCGCATACCCGACGCGGAGGCGGCCGCCGTCGCCTCGTCGCTCGGGGAGTACCTGGACACGCTCTCCGAGGACCGGCTGCCGCTGCTCGCGCGGTACGCGATCCAGGACGTGGCCTTCCGGGTGGTGGGCACGGGCAGCGTCGGGACGCGCTCCTACGTGGTGCTGCTGCAGGACCACCAGGGCGAGCCGCTGGTGCTGCAGGTGAAGGAGGCACGGGCCTCGGCACTCCTTCCGCACCTTCCCGCGGCGGGCTTCAAGGTGGGCGAGGTGCTGCACGAGGGGCGCCGGGTCGTGCTCGGACAGAAGCGGATGCAGGTCGTCAGCGACATCCTGCTCGGCTGGACGTCCGCTGCCGGGCGGCCGTTCCAGGTACGCCAGTTCAGGAACCGCAAGGGCAGCGTGGACCCGGCCGCACTGGCCGCCGACCAGCTCGACGACTACGGCCGGATGACCGGGGCGCTCCTCGCCCGCGCCCATGCGCACACCGCCGATCCCCGGCTGATCTCCGGGTACTGCGGCAAGAACGAGGAGCTGGACGAGTCGGTGGCGTCGTTCGCGGTGGCGTATGCGGACCGGACCGAGGCGGATCATGCGGTGTTGGTGGCCGGGGTTCGGGAGGGGCGGATCGAGGCTGAGTCGGGGGTGTGA
- a CDS encoding Stp1/IreP family PP2C-type Ser/Thr phosphatase yields the protein MGTVRMYPEPTGEVRMSLSLRFAAGSHKGMIREGNEDSGYAGPRLLAIADGMGGQAAGEVASSEVISTIVALDDDVPGSDILTSLGDAVQRANDQLRVMVEEDPQLEGMGTTLTALLWTGQRLGLVHVGDSRAYLLRDGVLTQITQDHTWVQRLVDEGRITEEEATTHPQRSLLMRALGSGDHVEPDLSIREVRAGDRYLICSDGLSGVVSHQTMEETLASYQGPQETVQDLIQLALRGGGPDNVTVIVADVLDIDSGDTLAGQLTDTPVVVGAVAENQLQLNDNGAMQTPAGRAAGLGRPVPPQAGMQGPGFGPPGSGDPDAYVPEGTFGAYSDDDFVKPGRRGKWIKRSLWVVLGLGIIGGGLYGGYQWTQTQYYVGSKDGHLALYRGLNKDVVWVNTSKLQEEYPDVALSCLPKFQSDKLKDQGLEPTSLEDARAKIADLTAECKQRTEDADNAKTGEGEAGGTSGDANATEDNDTGKVNEKPSTTPGSTTAGQQ from the coding sequence GTGGGCACCGTGCGGATGTACCCGGAGCCGACGGGCGAGGTGCGCATGAGCTTGTCGCTGCGCTTCGCCGCCGGATCGCACAAAGGCATGATCCGGGAGGGCAACGAGGACTCCGGCTATGCCGGTCCCCGGCTGCTCGCCATTGCCGACGGAATGGGCGGCCAGGCCGCCGGCGAGGTCGCCTCCTCGGAGGTGATCTCCACCATCGTCGCGCTCGACGACGACGTCCCGGGCTCCGACATCCTGACCTCGCTCGGCGACGCCGTGCAGCGGGCCAACGACCAGTTGCGCGTCATGGTCGAGGAGGACCCGCAGCTCGAGGGCATGGGCACCACGCTCACGGCCCTGCTGTGGACGGGTCAGCGGCTCGGTCTCGTACACGTCGGTGACTCGCGTGCGTACCTGCTGCGGGACGGCGTGCTGACGCAGATCACGCAGGACCACACCTGGGTGCAGCGGCTCGTCGACGAGGGCCGGATCACCGAGGAAGAGGCGACCACGCACCCGCAGAGGTCGCTCCTCATGCGTGCGCTGGGCAGCGGCGACCACGTCGAGCCGGACCTCTCGATCCGTGAAGTCCGCGCCGGCGACCGGTACTTGATCTGCTCCGACGGCCTGTCCGGCGTCGTCTCGCACCAGACGATGGAAGAGACCCTGGCGAGCTACCAGGGCCCGCAGGAGACCGTCCAGGACCTCATCCAGCTCGCCCTGCGCGGCGGCGGCCCGGACAACGTGACGGTGATCGTCGCCGACGTCCTGGACATCGACAGCGGCGACACCCTCGCCGGCCAGCTCACCGACACCCCCGTGGTGGTCGGCGCGGTCGCCGAGAACCAGCTGCAGCTGAACGACAACGGCGCCATGCAGACCCCGGCGGGCCGCGCGGCGGGCCTCGGCCGTCCCGTGCCGCCGCAGGCGGGCATGCAGGGCCCCGGTTTCGGCCCGCCCGGCAGCGGCGATCCCGATGCGTACGTCCCCGAAGGAACTTTCGGTGCGTACAGCGACGATGACTTCGTGAAGCCGGGCCGCCGCGGCAAGTGGATCAAGAGATCCCTGTGGGTGGTCCTCGGTCTCGGCATCATCGGCGGCGGCCTCTACGGCGGCTACCAGTGGACTCAGACGCAGTACTACGTCGGCTCCAAGGACGGCCATCTCGCGCTGTACCGCGGCCTCAACAAGGACGTGGTGTGGGTGAACACCTCGAAGCTCCAGGAGGAGTACCCCGACGTCGCCCTCAGCTGCCTGCCGAAGTTCCAGAGCGACAAGCTCAAGGACCAGGGCCTCGAGCCGACGAGTCTCGAGGACGCCCGCGCGAAGATCGCCGACCTGACCGCCGAGTGCAAGCAGCGCACCGAGGACGCGGACAACGCCAAGACGGGCGAGGGCGAGGCCGGCGGCACCAGCGGCGACGCGAACGCCACCGAGGACAACGACACCGGCAAGGTCAACGAGAAACCGTCTACGACTCCCGGCAGCACCACCGCCGGTCAGCAGTAG
- a CDS encoding DUF3662 and FHA domain-containing protein gives MGVLKKFEQRLEGLVNGTFAKVFKSEVQPVEIAGALQRECDNNATIWNRERTVVPNDFIVELSAPDYERLSPYSGQLGDELSGMVRDYAKQQRYTFMGPIKVHLEKAEDLDTGLYRVRSRTLASSTSQAAPAGAPAAGPRGGQPARPPQAAPGGGYGYPPAAAPPMPAAPPPGRPQAAPARPQGPAGPMPSTQTRRWIEINGTRHQISRPTLVLGRSTDADVRIDDPGVSRRHCEIRTGTPSTIQDLGSTNGIVVDGQHTTRATLRDGSRIVVGQTTIVYRQAEG, from the coding sequence ATGGGAGTCCTGAAGAAGTTCGAGCAGCGCCTCGAAGGTCTGGTCAACGGCACCTTTGCCAAGGTGTTCAAGTCCGAGGTGCAGCCGGTCGAGATCGCGGGCGCCCTCCAGCGCGAGTGCGACAACAACGCCACGATCTGGAACCGCGAGCGGACTGTCGTCCCCAATGACTTCATCGTCGAGCTGAGCGCCCCCGACTACGAGCGGCTGAGCCCCTACTCCGGCCAGCTCGGCGACGAGCTCTCCGGCATGGTGCGCGACTACGCGAAGCAGCAGCGCTACACCTTCATGGGCCCCATCAAGGTCCATCTGGAGAAGGCCGAAGACCTCGACACCGGGCTCTACCGCGTGCGCAGCCGGACCCTCGCGTCCAGCACCTCGCAGGCCGCCCCCGCCGGCGCTCCGGCTGCCGGACCGCGCGGCGGCCAGCCCGCGAGACCCCCGCAGGCGGCACCGGGCGGCGGCTACGGCTACCCGCCGGCCGCGGCACCTCCGATGCCCGCTGCGCCGCCTCCGGGCCGGCCGCAGGCGGCTCCCGCCCGTCCGCAAGGACCCGCGGGCCCCATGCCCAGCACCCAGACGCGGCGCTGGATCGAGATCAACGGCACGCGCCACCAGATCTCCCGCCCGACGCTGGTGCTGGGCCGCAGCACCGACGCCGATGTGCGGATCGACGACCCCGGCGTATCGCGCCGGCACTGTGAGATCCGGACCGGAACGCCCTCGACGATCCAGGATCTCGGATCTACCAACGGCATCGTGGTAGACGGGCAGCACACCACCCGCGCTACGCTCCGCGACGGCTCGCGGATCGTCGTGGGCCAAACCACCATCGTTTACCGGCAAGCCGAAGGGTGA